One window from the genome of Nicotiana tomentosiformis chromosome 5, ASM39032v3, whole genome shotgun sequence encodes:
- the LOC138891909 gene encoding uncharacterized protein — translation MDISRIQAFAQNIERGRRRQQGKERTEQGQRKRMRFPRSQEQSQGRQDQESSPDVVTVPEILSDPFAVSTPVGELIIARRVYRDCTVIVCSRQTSADLVELEMMDFDAIMGMDWLSACYATVDCRAKAARFHFPGEAVLEWVGNTATPRGKFISYLKARKMIAKGCIYHIVRVRDADAEISTLQSIPVVNEYADVFPDELPGIPPEREIDFSIDLLPGTQPISIPLYRMEPAELKELKEQLKDLLEKGG, via the exons atggatatctcccggattcaggcattcgctcaaaatatagaaaggggtaggcgtcgacaGCAGGGTAAAGAGAGGACCGAGCaagggcagcgtaagaggatgagatttcctaggtctcaggagcagtctcagg gtcgacaggaccaggagtcttcaccagacgttgtgacag tgcctgaaatactaagtgatccttttgcggtatctacaccggtcggagaattgattattgctagacgggtttaccgagatTGTACGGTGatagtttgtagtcgtcagacctcagctgacctagttgagttagagatgatggattttgatgctatcatgggcatggactggttgtcagctTGCTATgctacagttgattgccgagcaaaggcagccagatttcattttccaggtgaggcagtccttgaatgggtaggtaatacagcgacacctaGAGGTaagtttatttcctatctgaaggcgaggaaaatgattgcaaaagggtgcatttatcatattgtgcgagtaagagatgcagatgctgagatatctACACTTCaatctattcccgtagtcaatgagtatgcagatgtgtttcctgaTGAGCTTCcgggtattcctccagagcgagagattgattttagcatcgatttgcttccaggaactcaaccaatatccatccctctgtATAGAATGGAACCTgccgaattaaaggagttgaaggagcagttaaaagatttgctggagaaag ggggctag